A genomic region of Micromonospora sp. NBRC 110009 contains the following coding sequences:
- a CDS encoding undecaprenyl-diphosphate phosphatase, with translation MTWVEAIVLGIVQGLTEFLPVSSSGHLRITSAIFFGRDAGASFTAVTQLGTEAAVLIYFFKDIWRIVRTWFLGLVDRSVRASLDYRMGWYVIIGTIPIGLFGLLFKDQIRTAGRNLWLISFTLIFFAMVLAFAEYWGRQTRTLENFRMRDGVIMGFAQAMALIPGVSRSGGTLTAGLLLNLTRETAARYSFLLAIPAVVISGVFSIPDVFEPSAPGTAAPSGAQMVVATAIAFAIGYAAIAWLLRYVAHHTLYLFVLYRVALGSLVLCLLLTGTISAT, from the coding sequence ATGACCTGGGTCGAGGCCATCGTCCTGGGCATCGTCCAGGGGCTCACGGAGTTCCTGCCGGTCTCGTCCTCTGGACACCTGCGGATCACCTCGGCGATCTTCTTCGGCCGGGACGCCGGGGCGTCGTTCACCGCGGTGACCCAGCTCGGCACCGAGGCGGCGGTGCTCATCTACTTCTTCAAGGACATCTGGCGGATCGTCCGGACCTGGTTCCTCGGCCTGGTGGACCGCTCGGTCCGCGCCAGCCTCGACTACCGAATGGGCTGGTACGTCATCATCGGCACGATCCCGATCGGGCTCTTCGGGCTGCTGTTCAAGGACCAGATCCGCACCGCCGGCCGGAACCTGTGGCTGATCTCCTTCACGCTGATCTTCTTCGCGATGGTGCTGGCCTTCGCCGAGTACTGGGGGCGGCAGACCCGCACGCTGGAGAACTTCCGGATGCGCGACGGCGTCATCATGGGCTTCGCCCAGGCCATGGCGCTGATCCCGGGCGTCTCCCGCTCCGGCGGCACGCTCACCGCCGGCCTGCTGCTCAACCTCACCCGGGAGACGGCGGCGCGCTACTCGTTCCTGCTGGCCATCCCCGCCGTGGTGATCTCCGGCGTGTTCAGCATCCCGGACGTCTTCGAGCCGTCCGCGCCGGGCACCGCCGCGCCCAGCGGGGCGCAGATGGTCGTCGCCACGGCGATCGCCTTCGCCATCGGGTACGCGGCCATCGCCTGGCTGTTGCGCTACGTCGCGCACCACACCCTGTACCTGTTCGTCCTCTACCGGGTGGCGCTCGGCTCCCTGGTCCTCTGCCTGCTCCTCACCGGGACGATCAGCGCCACCTGA
- a CDS encoding histidine phosphatase family protein, whose product MVRVATLLLLRHGRTTANADGGLAGRQPVELDETGRTQATAVGERLKGLPLAAVVTSPLIRCRQTLELALPEAEPVVEEGLIECGYGAWEGQPLKKLAKEPLWPVVQQHPSAAIFPEGESMAAMAARAVAAVRAWDARVSAEHGPEAVWLACSHGDVIKAIVADALGVHLDLFQRIVADPASVTAIRYTPLRPFLVRLNDTGGDLAGLVPPPRKRRRRAVRATDSDAAVGGGAGAAR is encoded by the coding sequence GTGGTCAGGGTGGCGACCCTTCTGCTTCTGCGACACGGCCGGACCACCGCGAACGCCGACGGCGGACTGGCCGGCCGGCAACCGGTCGAGCTGGACGAGACCGGTCGGACCCAGGCCACGGCGGTCGGCGAGCGGCTGAAGGGGCTCCCGCTGGCGGCGGTGGTGACCAGCCCGCTGATCCGCTGCCGGCAGACCCTGGAGCTGGCCCTGCCCGAGGCCGAGCCGGTGGTGGAGGAGGGGCTGATCGAGTGCGGCTACGGCGCCTGGGAGGGGCAGCCGCTGAAGAAGCTGGCGAAGGAGCCGCTCTGGCCGGTGGTCCAGCAGCACCCGAGCGCGGCCATCTTCCCGGAGGGGGAGTCGATGGCGGCGATGGCGGCGCGGGCGGTCGCGGCGGTGCGTGCCTGGGACGCGCGGGTGAGCGCCGAGCACGGGCCGGAGGCGGTCTGGCTGGCCTGCAGCCACGGCGATGTGATCAAGGCCATCGTGGCCGACGCGCTCGGCGTACATCTGGATCTTTTCCAGCGGATCGTGGCGGACCCGGCGTCGGTCACGGCGATCCGTTACACGCCGCTGCGGCCGTTCCTGGTCCGGCTGAACGACACCGGCGGTGACCTGGCCGGCCTGGTGCCGCCGCCGCGCAAGCGGCGCCGGCGGGCGGTGCGGGCGACGGACTCGGACGCGGCGGTGGGCGGCGGCGCGGGGGCGGCCCGGTGA
- a CDS encoding DUF3090 domain-containing protein: MTHQVHAFEPPERFVAGTVGPPGERTFFLQARGGGRLVSVALEKVQVTLLAEKLEELLSEAQRRFGVDLPELPAAVGDNDPLDTPVDEEFRVGTLGLAFDVDTATVVIEAIAVGEAEVEVALGEADDDEDEDPDEPDDDLDRLRVRLTPEATRAFIERARRVVNAGRPPCPLCGQPLDPAGHLCPRHNGYHR; this comes from the coding sequence ATGACCCACCAGGTGCACGCCTTCGAGCCGCCCGAGCGGTTCGTCGCCGGAACCGTCGGCCCGCCGGGGGAGCGTACGTTCTTCCTGCAGGCGCGCGGCGGTGGCCGGCTGGTCAGCGTCGCGCTGGAGAAGGTCCAGGTGACCCTGCTGGCGGAGAAGCTGGAGGAGCTGCTCTCCGAGGCGCAGCGCCGGTTCGGCGTCGACCTGCCGGAGCTGCCGGCCGCGGTCGGCGACAACGACCCGCTGGACACGCCGGTCGACGAGGAGTTCCGGGTCGGCACGCTGGGCCTGGCCTTCGACGTGGACACCGCCACCGTGGTGATCGAGGCGATCGCCGTCGGGGAGGCGGAGGTCGAGGTCGCGCTGGGCGAGGCCGACGACGACGAGGACGAGGACCCGGACGAGCCGGACGACGACCTGGACCGGCTCCGCGTCCGGCTGACCCCCGAGGCGACCCGTGCGTTCATCGAGCGGGCCCGCCGGGTGGTCAACGCCGGCCGTCCGCCCTGCCCGCTCTGCGGCCAGCCGTTGGACCCGGCGGGTCACCTCTGCCCGCGGCACAACGGTTATCACCGGTGA
- a CDS encoding SCO1664 family protein has translation MTSSELQPRQHGAAALRLLSDGELALEGRLVDASNTTLRGILTLDGMTARCVYKPVRGERPLWDFPDGTLAGREVAAYLVARATGWELVPPTVLRDGPFGPGSCQLWIDEPEDAEPLVGFVPAEAVPPRWFPVATARDDDGAAYALAHADDPRLARLAVLDAVINNADRKGGHVLVGPDDRIYGVDHGVCFHVEEKLRTVLWGWAGRELPPDAVGVLDGLAGQLAGALGDELAEHLTISEVAELAARVDRLRGTGRFPLPPEDWPAMPWPPI, from the coding sequence GTGACCTCGTCGGAGCTGCAGCCCCGACAGCACGGTGCCGCCGCGCTGCGACTGCTCAGCGACGGTGAGTTGGCCCTGGAGGGGCGGCTGGTCGACGCCTCCAACACGACCCTGCGCGGCATCCTCACCCTCGACGGGATGACGGCCCGCTGCGTCTACAAGCCGGTACGTGGGGAGCGTCCGCTCTGGGACTTCCCGGACGGCACGCTCGCCGGCCGGGAGGTCGCGGCGTACCTGGTCGCCCGGGCCACCGGCTGGGAGCTGGTGCCGCCGACGGTGCTGCGGGACGGCCCGTTCGGCCCGGGTTCCTGCCAGCTCTGGATCGACGAGCCGGAGGACGCCGAGCCACTGGTCGGGTTCGTGCCGGCCGAGGCGGTGCCGCCGCGCTGGTTCCCGGTGGCCACGGCCCGCGACGACGACGGGGCCGCGTACGCGCTCGCGCACGCCGACGACCCGCGGCTGGCCCGCCTCGCCGTCCTCGATGCGGTGATCAACAACGCCGACCGCAAGGGCGGCCATGTGCTCGTGGGCCCGGACGACCGGATCTACGGGGTCGACCACGGCGTCTGCTTCCACGTCGAGGAGAAGCTGCGGACGGTCCTCTGGGGCTGGGCCGGCCGGGAGCTGCCGCCGGACGCGGTGGGGGTGCTCGACGGGCTGGCCGGCCAGCTCGCCGGCGCCCTCGGTGACGAGCTCGCCGAGCACCTGACGATCAGCGAGGTCGCCGAGCTGGCGGCGCGGGTGGACCGGCTGCGGGGGACCGGCCGCTTCCCGCTGCCCCCGGAGGACTGGCCGGCCATGCCCTGGCCGCCGATCTGA
- the mshC gene encoding cysteine--1-D-myo-inosityl 2-amino-2-deoxy-alpha-D-glucopyranoside ligase, producing the protein MESWAGHEVPRLPGRGEPLRLYDSARQGRHPSRPDGDAAMYVCGITPYDATHLGHAATMITFDLVQRMWRDAGLTVRYVQNVTDIDDPLLERAERDGEDWKVLAMRETALFREDMEALRIIPPAHYVGAVESIPDIAEKVLVLLKDGAAYRLDDGTGDVYFDISAAPEFGYESNLSREEMLEIFPERGGDPDRAGKRDPLDPLLWRGAREGEPSWPGGELGAGRPGWHIECAVIALNLLGDRIAVQGGGNDLLFPHHECSAAHAERLTGQAPFADHYVHAGMIGLDGEKMSKSKGNLVFVSRLRADRVDPMAVRLALLSGHYRADRSWTDELLTAAQERLARWRRAAAVPAGPSGPAFLAAVRALLADDLDTPGALAVADDWAARALAGVADDAAAPGLFADTVDALLGIRL; encoded by the coding sequence ATGGAGTCTTGGGCGGGACACGAGGTGCCACGGCTGCCGGGCAGGGGCGAGCCACTGCGGTTGTACGACTCGGCACGGCAAGGTCGCCACCCCAGCCGGCCCGACGGGGACGCCGCCATGTACGTCTGCGGCATCACCCCGTACGACGCCACCCACCTGGGCCACGCCGCCACCATGATCACGTTCGACCTGGTGCAGCGGATGTGGCGGGACGCCGGCCTGACCGTGCGCTACGTGCAGAACGTCACCGACATCGACGACCCGCTGCTGGAGCGGGCCGAGCGCGACGGCGAGGACTGGAAGGTCCTGGCGATGCGGGAGACCGCGCTGTTCCGGGAGGACATGGAGGCGCTGCGGATCATCCCGCCGGCGCACTACGTCGGCGCGGTGGAGTCGATCCCGGACATCGCCGAGAAGGTGCTCGTGCTGCTCAAGGACGGCGCCGCGTACCGGCTCGACGACGGCACCGGCGACGTCTACTTCGACATCAGCGCCGCCCCGGAGTTCGGCTACGAGTCGAACCTGTCCCGCGAGGAGATGCTGGAGATCTTCCCGGAGCGCGGCGGCGACCCGGATCGGGCCGGCAAGCGGGACCCGCTGGACCCGCTGCTGTGGCGGGGTGCCCGGGAGGGCGAGCCGTCCTGGCCGGGCGGTGAGCTGGGCGCCGGCCGGCCCGGCTGGCACATCGAGTGCGCGGTGATCGCGCTGAACCTCCTCGGTGACCGGATCGCCGTGCAGGGCGGCGGCAACGACCTGCTCTTCCCGCACCACGAGTGTTCGGCGGCGCACGCCGAGCGGCTCACCGGCCAGGCCCCGTTCGCCGACCACTACGTGCACGCCGGCATGATCGGCCTGGACGGCGAGAAGATGTCGAAGTCCAAGGGCAACCTGGTCTTCGTCTCCCGGCTGCGCGCGGACCGGGTGGACCCGATGGCGGTGCGGCTGGCCCTGCTGAGCGGGCACTACCGTGCCGACCGCTCGTGGACCGACGAGCTGCTCACGGCCGCCCAGGAGCGGCTGGCCCGCTGGCGGCGGGCCGCCGCCGTGCCGGCCGGTCCGTCCGGGCCGGCGTTCCTGGCCGCGGTACGCGCCCTGCTCGCCGACGACCTCGACACCCCCGGCGCCCTGGCGGTGGCCGACGACTGGGCGGCGCGGGCGCTGGCCGGGGTGGCCGACGACGCGGCGGCGCCGGGGCTCTTCGCCGACACCGTCGACGCGCTCCTCGGCATCCGCCTGTAG
- a CDS encoding GntR family transcriptional regulator, which produces MQINPGAAEFPHRQIAAQLKAQVRRGDWAPGERLPSIPAIAEMFGVAKQTVQRAVDQLRVEGVLITKPGSGTYVRGTRRRLNRLSRGRYGGFRGYHTDLAARYKQQLVSVGRSPAPPEVADAFGVADGTELLCRRHLVRTDESPVEVGASWFLPADTAGTSLERAEAFGRPLYQEAEEATGRRYVTAADTISARQPSREEAETLQIRPDTPVLHLLHVAYDERRKPIEVAQATWPGPMTTLTEEYRIPAPAEQPDPDPGLVLG; this is translated from the coding sequence ATGCAGATCAATCCCGGCGCGGCCGAATTCCCGCACCGGCAGATCGCCGCTCAGCTCAAGGCCCAGGTCCGCCGCGGCGACTGGGCCCCCGGCGAGCGGTTGCCGTCCATCCCGGCCATCGCCGAGATGTTCGGCGTGGCGAAGCAGACCGTGCAGCGCGCCGTCGACCAGCTGCGGGTCGAGGGCGTCCTGATCACCAAGCCCGGCTCCGGTACGTACGTCCGGGGCACCCGGCGCCGCCTCAACCGCCTGTCCCGGGGCCGCTACGGCGGCTTCCGCGGCTACCACACCGATCTGGCCGCCCGGTACAAGCAGCAGCTCGTCTCCGTCGGCCGGTCCCCCGCCCCGCCCGAGGTCGCCGACGCCTTCGGGGTCGCCGACGGCACCGAGCTGCTCTGCCGGCGCCACCTGGTCCGCACCGACGAGTCCCCGGTCGAGGTCGGCGCCTCCTGGTTCCTGCCGGCCGACACCGCCGGCACCTCCCTGGAGCGAGCCGAGGCCTTCGGGCGCCCGCTGTACCAGGAGGCCGAGGAGGCCACCGGCCGGCGCTACGTCACCGCCGCCGACACGATCAGCGCCCGGCAGCCCAGCCGGGAGGAGGCGGAGACGTTGCAGATCCGCCCCGACACCCCGGTGCTGCACCTGCTGCACGTCGCGTACGACGAGCGGCGCAAGCCGATCGAAGTCGCCCAGGCCACCTGGCCCGGCCCGATGACCACCCTCACCGAGGAGTACCGGATCCCCGCCCCGGCCGAGCAGCCCGACCCGGACCCCGGCCTCGTCCTCGGCTGA
- a CDS encoding PAC2 family protein, producing MTEFDGLPVLRSPVAIAAFEGWNDAADASTAAVEHLEQVWQARQVTELDPEDFYDFQVSRPTITMADGETRRVEWPTTRFMVASPEGTDRDVVLIRGIEPSMRWRTFCEQVLELCHSLEVERVVLLGALLADVPYTRPLPISGSASDADAAKRYQLTPTRYDGPTGIVGVLHDACTRAEVDAVSFWVHVPHYANNPPCPKATLALLHRVEEVLDLPVPMADLAEEAAEWEQRVRSAAEQDAELGEYVRELEERVGDAGITPLTGDEIAQEFEKYLRRRGGSAGPTAGSW from the coding sequence GTGACCGAGTTCGACGGGCTGCCGGTGCTGCGGTCCCCGGTCGCCATCGCGGCCTTCGAAGGCTGGAACGACGCGGCGGACGCCTCCACCGCGGCGGTGGAGCACCTCGAGCAGGTCTGGCAGGCCCGGCAGGTGACCGAGCTGGACCCGGAGGACTTCTACGACTTCCAGGTGAGCCGGCCGACCATCACCATGGCCGACGGCGAGACCCGTCGGGTGGAGTGGCCGACCACGCGTTTCATGGTGGCCAGCCCGGAGGGCACCGACCGGGACGTGGTGCTGATCCGCGGCATCGAGCCGAGCATGCGCTGGCGGACCTTCTGCGAGCAGGTCCTGGAGCTCTGCCACAGCCTGGAGGTCGAGCGGGTGGTGCTGCTCGGCGCGCTGCTGGCGGACGTGCCGTACACCCGGCCGCTGCCGATCAGCGGCAGCGCGTCGGACGCCGACGCGGCCAAGCGCTACCAGCTCACCCCGACCCGCTACGACGGCCCGACCGGCATCGTCGGCGTGCTGCACGACGCCTGCACCCGGGCCGAGGTGGACGCGGTGTCGTTCTGGGTGCACGTGCCGCACTACGCCAACAACCCGCCCTGCCCCAAGGCCACGCTCGCGCTGCTGCACCGGGTCGAGGAGGTGCTCGACCTGCCGGTGCCGATGGCCGACCTGGCCGAGGAGGCCGCCGAGTGGGAGCAGCGGGTGCGCAGCGCCGCCGAGCAGGACGCCGAGCTGGGCGAGTACGTCCGCGAGCTGGAGGAACGGGTCGGCGACGCCGGCATCACCCCGCTCACCGGTGACGAGATCGCGCAGGAGTTCGAGAAGTACCTGCGCCGCCGGGGCGGCTCCGCCGGCCCGACCGCCGGCTCCTGGTAG